In a genomic window of Paraburkholderia acidiphila:
- a CDS encoding putative bifunctional diguanylate cyclase/phosphodiesterase has protein sequence MSVVGCIVYKHNLWLVVVALLICAAGSWVAARLVLRAFATHSLQRLGWSFIAAVVAAADIWCTHFIAMLGFEPGVPISFDPVLTITSLLIALVGSFAGFLVATSRVANRLTRAAPALGGAIVGLAVALMHYAGMLAYRVQGIVIWNRLGIALSIVFAVAISALALHLAGVGARRPQENAASARANADACARVVAGVLALAIAALHFTGMSAFQVVPMPIDGHFSNPAALQALALAVACMALVIAGAGCVSFLLDDSVRAESVEHLRTMAMSDMLTGLPNRASFNVRIDAELARTQDTRKLALVGIDLNRFKEINDLHGHHAGDEVLRILARRLSSLMREGEFIARVGGDEFVALTRFASREELGDLLSRLEAALYRPVRYDDAEVLSGASLGVAIYPDDATTKTVLINNADLAMYRAKADLSQSVCFYEPAMDEIARARRSLTHDLREALARGQLSVHYQVQTSIATGDICGYEALLRWEHPRLGFISPAEFIPLAEENGLILGIGAWVLREACTRAVSWSPPYKVAVNLSPVQLSHADLPKLVETVLVETGLAPERLELELTETAIFADRERSLDVLQRIKAIGVSIALDDFGTGYSSLDTLRSFPFDKIKLDQSFVGEAESNRQATAIIRAVLALGKSLGIPVLAEGIETEAQLTLLADEGCDEVQGYLLGRPAPLSHIVATGQLSLLADEKEKLGEVRG, from the coding sequence ATGAGCGTAGTGGGCTGCATCGTCTACAAGCACAATCTGTGGCTCGTTGTCGTCGCGCTGCTGATTTGCGCCGCGGGCTCGTGGGTCGCCGCGCGGCTCGTCTTGCGCGCGTTCGCCACGCATTCGCTGCAGCGCCTCGGCTGGTCGTTCATCGCGGCCGTGGTCGCCGCCGCCGATATCTGGTGCACACACTTCATCGCCATGCTCGGCTTCGAGCCGGGCGTGCCGATCTCCTTCGATCCCGTGCTGACCATCACGTCGCTGCTCATCGCGCTCGTGGGCAGCTTCGCCGGGTTTCTGGTCGCCACGAGCCGGGTCGCGAACCGTCTCACGCGCGCGGCGCCCGCGCTGGGCGGTGCGATCGTCGGGCTGGCGGTCGCGCTCATGCATTACGCGGGCATGCTCGCGTATCGCGTGCAAGGCATCGTGATCTGGAATCGCCTGGGGATCGCCTTGTCGATCGTATTCGCGGTCGCGATCAGCGCGCTTGCGCTGCATCTTGCCGGCGTGGGGGCGAGGCGCCCGCAGGAGAACGCGGCCAGTGCGCGGGCGAACGCCGACGCCTGCGCTCGCGTCGTGGCGGGCGTGCTCGCGCTTGCCATCGCCGCGCTGCACTTCACCGGCATGTCCGCGTTCCAGGTCGTGCCGATGCCGATCGACGGCCACTTCTCGAATCCCGCCGCGCTGCAGGCGCTCGCGCTCGCCGTGGCGTGCATGGCGCTCGTGATCGCGGGCGCGGGCTGCGTGAGCTTTCTGCTCGACGACAGCGTGCGCGCCGAATCCGTCGAGCATCTGCGCACGATGGCGATGAGCGACATGCTCACGGGCCTGCCCAATCGCGCGAGCTTCAACGTACGCATCGACGCCGAACTGGCGCGCACGCAGGACACGCGCAAGCTCGCGCTCGTCGGCATCGACCTGAACCGCTTCAAGGAAATCAACGACCTGCACGGCCATCACGCCGGCGACGAAGTGCTGCGCATTCTTGCGCGGCGTCTTTCGAGCCTGATGCGCGAAGGCGAGTTCATTGCGCGCGTGGGCGGCGACGAGTTCGTGGCGCTGACGCGCTTCGCCTCGCGCGAGGAACTCGGCGATCTGCTCTCGCGCCTCGAAGCCGCGCTCTACCGGCCCGTGCGTTACGACGACGCCGAAGTGCTTTCGGGTGCGAGCCTTGGCGTCGCGATCTATCCCGACGACGCCACCACGAAGACAGTGCTCATCAACAACGCCGACCTCGCCATGTACCGCGCGAAGGCGGATCTCTCGCAGTCGGTGTGCTTCTACGAGCCGGCGATGGATGAGATCGCGCGGGCGCGCCGCTCGCTCACGCACGACTTGCGCGAGGCGCTCGCGCGCGGGCAGTTGAGCGTGCACTACCAGGTGCAGACCTCGATCGCTACGGGTGACATTTGCGGCTACGAAGCGCTGCTGCGCTGGGAGCATCCGCGGCTTGGCTTCATTTCGCCCGCCGAATTCATTCCGCTTGCCGAAGAGAACGGCCTCATTCTCGGCATTGGCGCGTGGGTGCTGCGCGAGGCGTGCACGCGCGCCGTTTCATGGTCGCCGCCTTACAAGGTGGCTGTGAACCTTTCGCCGGTGCAGCTCTCGCACGCCGATTTGCCGAAGCTCGTCGAGACCGTGCTCGTCGAGACCGGCCTCGCGCCCGAACGCCTCGAGCTCGAACTGACCGAGACGGCCATTTTCGCGGACCGCGAGCGCTCGCTCGACGTGCTGCAGCGGATCAAGGCCATCGGCGTGAGTATCGCGCTGGACGACTTCGGCACCGGCTATTCGTCGCTCGACACGCTGCGCTCGTTCCCATTCGACAAGATCAAGCTCGATCAGTCCTTCGTGGGCGAGGCGGAGTCGAACCGGCAGGCCACCGCGATCATTCGCGCGGTGCTCGCGCTCGGCAAGAGCCTTGGCATTCCGGTGCTGGCCGAGGGTATCGAAACCGAGGC
- a CDS encoding methyl-accepting chemotaxis protein → MLADSPGRTQPLRPSGSQQRVAIRALDDVARAADAVMYSTLVISALAAVLIGFVYYEPQLALVGAALFLGIGSFVFFCARGTALSRVVLTLANAALVALHIQAAHGVTEFHFGVFVLLGLLLVYRDWRPIVLAAGFFAVHHLAFDRLQALNFAVYCTREANLPRVLLHAAYVVAQTAVEIVLAHRLRVAAIEAAELSDIVRSVVRGREVCLAVDGMPASAPTAVALKGAIAQMARAMQEVSTSTVHVEQAALEIAQGNANLSARTEHQAGSLEETVASMDVFTRTVKASAEHAREASAFAREASTVAQAGDDVVARMTTTMGAIEASAKRIFEIVDVIEGIAFQTNILALNAAVEAARAGEQGRGFAVVAGEVRSLAQRAAAAAREIQQLVENSANEVGAGTQLAGEARAAMEGVVRSIGRAADIMGEITASSHEQAQGIEQVNAMVAQMDDTTRRNAALVNEAAAASSSLHATSAKLREVLGLVALS, encoded by the coding sequence ATGCTGGCAGATTCGCCGGGTCGCACGCAGCCGCTTCGACCGTCCGGCTCGCAACAGCGCGTGGCCATTCGTGCGCTCGACGACGTCGCGCGCGCCGCCGACGCGGTGATGTATTCCACGCTCGTGATCTCCGCGCTTGCGGCGGTGCTGATCGGCTTCGTTTATTACGAACCGCAGCTTGCGCTCGTGGGCGCCGCGCTGTTCCTCGGTATCGGCAGCTTCGTGTTTTTCTGCGCGCGCGGCACGGCGCTTTCGCGCGTCGTGCTCACGCTCGCCAACGCCGCGCTTGTCGCGCTGCATATCCAGGCGGCGCATGGCGTGACCGAGTTCCATTTCGGCGTGTTCGTGCTGCTCGGTCTCCTGCTCGTCTATCGCGACTGGCGACCGATCGTGCTCGCCGCGGGATTCTTCGCCGTGCATCACCTCGCATTCGACCGGCTGCAGGCGCTCAACTTTGCCGTGTACTGCACGCGCGAGGCGAACCTGCCGCGCGTGCTGCTGCATGCCGCCTACGTGGTCGCGCAAACCGCCGTCGAAATCGTGCTTGCGCACCGTCTGCGCGTGGCGGCCATCGAGGCGGCGGAATTGTCGGACATCGTGCGCAGCGTCGTGCGCGGGCGCGAGGTGTGCCTCGCGGTAGACGGCATGCCGGCCAGCGCCCCGACGGCGGTCGCGCTCAAAGGGGCGATCGCCCAGATGGCGCGCGCCATGCAGGAGGTGAGCACGAGCACCGTACACGTGGAGCAGGCCGCACTCGAAATCGCGCAAGGCAATGCGAACCTGAGCGCGCGCACCGAGCACCAGGCGGGCAGCCTGGAAGAGACGGTTGCCTCGATGGACGTTTTCACGCGTACGGTCAAGGCGAGCGCGGAGCACGCGCGCGAGGCGAGCGCATTCGCCCGCGAAGCGTCGACGGTCGCGCAGGCAGGCGACGACGTCGTCGCGCGCATGACCACGACGATGGGCGCCATCGAAGCCTCGGCCAAGCGCATCTTCGAGATCGTCGACGTGATCGAGGGCATCGCGTTCCAGACCAACATTCTCGCGCTCAATGCGGCCGTGGAAGCCGCGCGCGCGGGCGAGCAGGGACGCGGCTTCGCCGTGGTCGCCGGCGAAGTGCGCAGCCTCGCGCAGCGCGCCGCGGCCGCCGCGCGCGAGATCCAGCAGCTCGTGGAGAACTCGGCGAACGAGGTCGGCGCGGGTACGCAACTCGCCGGCGAGGCGCGCGCCGCGATGGAAGGCGTGGTGCGCAGCATCGGCCGCGCGGCCGACATCATGGGCGAGATCACGGCGTCGAGCCACGAGCAGGCGCAGGGCATCGAGCAGGTCAACGCCATGGTCGCGCAGATGGACGACACCACGCGCCGCAACGCCGCGTTGGTGAACGAAGCGGCCGCCGCCTCGTCGTCGCTGCACGCGACGAGCGCGAAGTTGCGAGAGGTGCTCGGCCTCGTCGCATTGTCGTGA